A DNA window from Chlamydia buteonis contains the following coding sequences:
- a CDS encoding helix-turn-helix domain-containing protein, protein MVEQIHKELLHLGEVFRTKREEQSLSLKDVEAATSIRYSCLEAIENGYLGKLISPIYAQGFIKKYAAYLGLDGERILQDHPYVMKIFKEFSEHNMEMLLDLESMGGRNSPEKAIRSLFNLWWAGLIVVSGIGIWWLGSLLSIF, encoded by the coding sequence ATGGTAGAACAAATTCATAAAGAACTGTTACATTTAGGCGAGGTATTTCGCACAAAACGTGAAGAACAATCCTTATCTTTAAAAGATGTAGAAGCAGCAACATCCATACGTTATTCATGTTTAGAAGCTATAGAAAACGGCTATTTAGGCAAGCTAATTTCCCCAATTTATGCGCAGGGATTTATCAAGAAATATGCCGCGTACCTAGGATTAGATGGTGAGCGTATTCTTCAAGATCATCCCTATGTTATGAAAATCTTCAAAGAGTTTTCAGAGCATAATATGGAGATGCTTTTAGATTTAGAGTCTATGGGAGGAAGAAACTCCCCAGAGAAAGCGATTCGTAGTTTATTTAATCTTTGGTGGGCAGGACTTATCGTCGTCAGTGGTATTGGGATTTGGTGGCTAGGGTCCTTACTCTCTATTTTTTAA
- a CDS encoding DUF2608 domain-containing protein, which translates to MTSLLKYLPKVSILTVAILGTLTTAEAAKKKHVPMTMAYSFDEVFTHLEKNKEDTLFCINVDSVIQHKYIGSPGWYQNRLSRLSKRFGDFFKAKKRVAEEQVLIDTLVSKECLELNVADRFSQILSECSCSLLGISSLGIESVSSTLKSLKECGIELHSRAFPTEDFFLETTQRCSASALVQEGVLFCSTLEFPEAMKLLFIYENKMPKNIVFLTDNPEEIKTLGRECIDLGIKFFGLVYYPAAESIFSYVYPYSAAVEIQEEHAFAVISDVTAQLSLDSLNQKS; encoded by the coding sequence GTGACAAGTCTGCTGAAATATCTCCCTAAGGTGTCCATACTTACAGTAGCTATCTTAGGTACATTGACTACAGCTGAGGCAGCAAAGAAAAAGCATGTGCCGATGACAATGGCGTATTCTTTTGACGAGGTTTTTACACATTTAGAAAAAAACAAAGAGGATACTTTATTTTGTATTAACGTAGATAGTGTAATTCAGCATAAATATATAGGTTCTCCGGGCTGGTATCAAAACAGGTTGTCAAGGCTTTCTAAGCGTTTTGGAGATTTTTTTAAGGCAAAAAAACGGGTGGCTGAAGAACAGGTGCTCATAGATACATTAGTAAGCAAAGAATGTTTAGAGTTAAATGTGGCGGATCGGTTTTCTCAGATACTTTCTGAATGTTCATGTTCTTTATTGGGAATTTCTTCATTAGGAATCGAATCCGTTTCTTCAACATTAAAGAGCCTAAAAGAATGCGGTATAGAATTGCATTCGCGAGCATTTCCTACAGAAGACTTTTTTTTGGAAACTACACAGAGGTGTAGTGCATCTGCATTAGTACAAGAGGGTGTTTTATTTTGTAGTACTTTAGAGTTTCCAGAAGCTATGAAGTTGTTGTTTATCTATGAAAATAAAATGCCAAAGAACATAGTATTTTTAACTGATAATCCTGAAGAAATCAAAACTTTAGGACGAGAATGTATAGATTTGGGGATCAAATTTTTTGGCTTAGTATATTATCCTGCTGCAGAAAGCATATTTTCCTATGTTTACCCTTATTCGGCAGCGGTCGAGATTCAAGAAGAACATGCGTTTGCAGTTATCTCCGATGTTACAGCGCAATTATCGCTAGATTCTCTTAATCAAAAGAGTTAA